One Polypterus senegalus isolate Bchr_013 chromosome 10, ASM1683550v1, whole genome shotgun sequence DNA segment encodes these proteins:
- the LOC120538151 gene encoding induced myeloid leukemia cell differentiation protein Mcl-1-like, which yields MSDFPKSTQTMSRRLENGECDDCLEEADSVLQLHKLSSKNCLKLGEDANVDSCPFTQDATSRPVDSVQYGRRPVSRLEKETRELIAAYLFRSAGLPHSCSRTGRKPFDILVRVGDRIIKNNKSFFNEALQTIDFSQKELLEYMTDLAQDMLTERVMKWRHVTGFIVFGSAVAKHLKQVHLEHCILPLADHISALLLKHCKDWMVKNRAWEGFADFFHIVVREPETWQFRITFLGLAFLTDGLVSFFKLNEMLQFLIQILHYFFHTF from the exons atgtccGACTTTCCAAAAAGCACGCAAACGATGTCAAGGAGGCTCGAGAATGGCGAGTGTGACGATTGTTTGGAAGAGGCGGATTCGGTCTTACAGCTTCATAAGTTATCGTCGAAGAATTGCTTGAAATTGGGCGAGGACGCCAACGTAGACAGCTGTCCATTTACTCAGGATGCGACTTCAAGACCCGTCGACAGCGTTCAGTATGGACGCAGGCCTGTTTCCCGATTGGAGAAGGAAACCCGGGAGCTGATTGCGGCTTACTTATTCCGATCAGCCGGATTGCCCCACTCATGTAGCCGCACTGGAAGGAAACCTTTCGACATCCTTGTTCGTGTTGGGGATCGaataatcaaaaacaacaaatcattttttaatg AAGCTCTGCAGACGATCGATTTCTCCCAGAAGGAACTCCTTGAGTACATGACCGATCTTGCTCAAGACATGCTCACTGAGAGAGTAATGAAATGGAGACATGTTACAGGCTTCATAGTATTTGGGTCAGCTGTAGCCAAGCACCTAAAGCAAGTCCACCTGGAGCATTGCATCCTGCCCTTAGCAGACCACATTTCTGCCTTACTGCTTAAACATTGTAAGGATTGGATGGTGAAAAATAGAGCTTGG GAAGGTTTTGCAGACTTCTTTCACATTGTAGTCCGTGAACCAGAAACTTGGCAGTTCCGAATCACCTTTTTAGGATTGGCATTCCTAACAGATGGCCTTGTtagtttttttaagttaaatgaaatgctgcagtTCCTTATtcaaattttacattatttttttcatactttttag